A single genomic interval of Lathyrus oleraceus cultivar Zhongwan6 chromosome 7, CAAS_Psat_ZW6_1.0, whole genome shotgun sequence harbors:
- the LOC127101131 gene encoding pentatricopeptide repeat-containing protein PNM1, mitochondrial, whose translation MGRAQSKPTLCSRCHVTLLLSFSVVLHPPPKTLKMASLQLRRLLLRSVRFRSISFISSSPIQPHPHSSHQFPSNISSHFQHSTIFAPPSFFQTKFFSSESESEPVSPTQTLSEESDPIARAISSELLKEPESDPNSVAQRLQLSFSHITPTPSLVLQTLNLSLEAGRTVLGFHQWLASNPKFTHTDETLSYFVDYFGRRKDFKATNKVLASGGAGSNTLLAAIDRLVRAGRPSQVVQFFERMEKDYGLRRDRSSLKVVVEKLCLKGYASYAEKMTKDLAKEFFPDEAMCDLLVMGYCIDGKIEEARRLAGEMYRGGFELGVEAYNAMLDCVCKICRQKDPFKLNPESEKVLVEMDHHGVPRNVETFNVLITNLCKIRKTDAALGLFFLMRGWRCNPNETTFLVLIKSLYQAARLEEGDGMIDGMKSSGFGAFLDKKAYFDFLTILCGIERIDHALKIFAMMKADGCEPGVKTYDLLMKKLGAHDRVDKANALFNEARGRGLDVTPKEYAVDPRFVKKKEKKVKGEKKRETLPEKMARKRRRLKQIRLSFVKKPKRKMG comes from the coding sequence ATGGGCCGAGCCCAATCCAAACCCACCCTTTGTAGCCGTTGCCACGTTACCCTCCTTCTAAGCTTCTCCGTCGTTCTTCATCCTCCtcctaaaaccctaaaaatgGCGTCTCTGCAACTTCGAAGACTCTTACTCCGTTCCGTCCGTTTTCGTTCTATATCATTCATTTCTTCATCTCCGATCCAACCACATCCTCATTCCTCCCACCAATTCCCTTCCAATATTTCGTCACATTTCCAACACTCAACCATTTTCGCTCCACCTTCATTCTTCCAGACCAAATTCTTCTCATCGGAATCAGAATCAGAACCTGTTTCCCCAACCCAAACACTCTCAGAAGAATCGGATCCAATTGCCCGCGCAATCTCATCGGAGCTTCTCAAAGAACCAGAATCGGATCCCAACTCTGTCGCTCAGCGACTCCAACTTAGTTTTTCTCACATAACTCCGACGCCTAGTTTGGTTCTCCAAACTCTAAATCTCTCCCTTGAAGCTGGCAGAACTGTATTGGGGTTCCATCAATGGCTCGCTTCGAATCCCAAATTCACACACACCGACGAAACTCTATCTTACTTCGTCGACTACTTCGGTCGCCGGAAAGACTTCAAGGCCACGAACAAAGTTCTTGCCAGCGGCGGCGCGGGGTCCAATACCTTGTTAGCGGCAATCGACCGGCTTGTTCGCGCTGGTCGCCCGAGCCAGGTAGTTCAGTTTTTCGAGCGAATGGAGAAGGATTACGGTTTGAGGAGGGATCGGAGTTCTCTAAAGGTGGTTGTGGAGAAGCTTTGCTTGAAGGGTTATGCAAGTTACGCAGAGAAGATGACGAAGGATTTGGCTAAGGAATTCTTCCCGGATGAAGCAATGTGCGATTTACTTGTCATGGGTTATTGCATCGATGGGAAGATCGAAGAAGCTCGGAGGCTTGCCGGCGAGATGTATCGTGGAGGATTTGAGCTTGGTGTAGAGGCTTACAACGCCATGCTTGATTGTGTCTGCAAAATCTGTCGCCAGAAGGATCCGTTTAAGCTTAATCCCGAGTCTGAGAAAGTGCTTGTGGAAATGGATCATCACGGGGTTCCACGGAATGTGGAGACGTTCAATGTGTTGATAACAAATCTGTGTAAGATTAGGAAGACTGATGCTGCTTTGGGGTTGTTCTTTTTGATGAGAGGGTGGAGATGTAATCCCAATGAGACTACTTTTCTTGTTTTGATTAAGAGTCTTTATCAGGCTGCAAGGTTGGAAGAAGGTGATGGAATGATTGATGGAATGAAATCTTCTGGGTTTGGTGCTTTTCTTGATAAGAAAGCTTATTTTGATTTTCTTACCATTTTGTGTGGCATTGAGAGGATTGATCATGCTCTGAAGATTTTTGCTATGATGAAAGCTGATGGGTGTGAACCCGGGGTTAAGACTTATGACTTGTTGATGAAGAAATTGGGTGCACATGATCGTGTTGATAAGGCTAATGCTCTATTCAATGAAGCTCGGGGTAGAGGATTGGATGTGACTCCTAAAGAGTATGCTGTTGATCCGAGATTTgtgaagaagaaggagaagaaagtTAAGGGTGAGAAGAAAAGGGAAACTTTGCCTGAGAAAATGGCTAGGAAGAGAAGACGCTTGAAACAGATCCGGCTGAGTTTTGTGAAGAAGCCCAAAAGAAAGATGGGCTGA